Proteins encoded together in one Orrella marina window:
- a CDS encoding DNA-binding protein, producing MALLGIGEKDRYGRQKRIAHEGKFLRASRTGGISLRAQTRAAGLNLTANTRHGLRVSHRLGRKTQLAFQNGRLVFRGRYGSGPTRLNVSKTGMTVSTRNPFGTINWIKPNRSSAKLFGVQVRGQKALFIQMVMLAITGVVALASLAINLCILLINVIVWLATHLWNLTAKIPDTLDDIAHIWRKRRLRQTRLELDHTVQQAIDDWSQDDVIHANELMFLSVARGHSALDASRTSDWPLAQHLTVRKHRRTLDQETHQRIGALIEHALTRDRNKPDKADHTDAAEHKQPGTTTAVRILALTALIAKATESKITASQRPELLFALDDLMLEQGSRNVLQDQMLEVFADQCGLRLTNRTH from the coding sequence ATGGCGTTGCTTGGCATCGGCGAGAAGGATCGTTACGGTCGACAGAAACGAATTGCCCACGAGGGCAAATTCCTGCGTGCCAGTCGAACTGGTGGCATATCGCTACGAGCTCAGACCCGAGCCGCAGGCCTGAATCTGACTGCCAACACCAGGCATGGTTTGAGAGTTTCTCACCGACTTGGCAGAAAGACCCAGCTTGCGTTTCAAAACGGCAGACTGGTGTTTCGCGGACGTTACGGCTCAGGCCCGACCCGGTTGAATGTCTCGAAGACTGGTATGACCGTCTCGACCCGCAATCCGTTTGGCACCATCAACTGGATCAAACCGAATCGATCGTCTGCAAAACTTTTCGGGGTCCAGGTTCGCGGACAGAAGGCGTTATTCATCCAGATGGTCATGCTTGCAATCACAGGCGTCGTGGCACTGGCCTCACTGGCGATCAATCTGTGTATCCTTCTGATCAACGTCATCGTCTGGCTGGCAACACATCTATGGAATCTGACCGCAAAAATACCCGACACACTTGATGACATTGCCCACATCTGGCGCAAACGCAGGCTGCGTCAGACAAGACTCGAGCTCGACCACACCGTGCAACAAGCTATCGATGACTGGTCGCAAGATGATGTCATTCATGCAAACGAGTTAATGTTTCTCTCAGTTGCACGTGGCCACAGCGCACTCGATGCCAGTCGCACAAGCGACTGGCCACTTGCGCAACACCTGACTGTAAGAAAGCACCGTCGGACACTCGACCAGGAAACACACCAGCGAATCGGTGCACTCATCGAGCATGCACTGACACGAGATCGCAACAAGCCTGACAAAGCTGATCACACGGATGCCGCAGAGCATAAGCAGCCAGGGACAACCACTGCAGTTCGGATTCTCGCACTGACAGCCTTGATTGCGAAGGCAACAGAATCGAAGATCACCGCATCGCAACGCCCGGAACTGCTTTTCGCACTAGACGATCTGATGCTTGAGCAAGGATCTCGCAATGTCCTGCAGGACCAGATGCTTGAAGTATTCGCCGACCAATGCGGGTTGCGCCTGACAAACCGGACGCACTGA